The proteins below come from a single Streptomyces sp. M92 genomic window:
- a CDS encoding 16S rRNA (uracil(1498)-N(3))-methyltransferase — MTAPVFVVDSLPPGGLPGGEYVLDGPEGRHAVSVKRLRPGEDVVLTDGRGHWAEGVVKAAEGKDRLVVTDLETVHEEPEERPRLTVVQALPKGDRGELAVETMTEVGVDAIVPWAASRCITQWKGDRGVKALGKWRATAREAGKQSRRVRFPEVADAATSKQVASLLADADFAAVLHESGEEPLAATELPASGDIVLVVGPEGGVSPEELALFAEAGAKPYRLGRSVLRTSTAGTAATAVLLARTGRWS; from the coding sequence ATGACGGCACCGGTGTTCGTGGTCGACTCCCTCCCGCCGGGCGGCCTGCCCGGCGGGGAGTACGTCCTGGACGGCCCCGAGGGACGGCACGCGGTCTCCGTGAAGCGGCTGCGGCCCGGTGAGGACGTGGTCCTCACCGACGGGCGCGGACACTGGGCCGAGGGCGTGGTGAAGGCCGCCGAGGGCAAGGACCGCCTCGTCGTCACGGACCTGGAGACGGTCCACGAGGAGCCCGAGGAGCGGCCCCGCCTCACCGTCGTCCAGGCGCTGCCCAAGGGGGACCGGGGCGAGCTGGCCGTGGAGACGATGACCGAGGTCGGTGTCGACGCGATCGTGCCGTGGGCGGCGTCCCGCTGCATCACGCAATGGAAGGGCGACCGAGGCGTGAAGGCGCTCGGCAAGTGGCGGGCGACGGCCCGGGAGGCCGGCAAGCAGTCCCGGCGGGTCCGCTTCCCCGAGGTCGCGGACGCGGCGACGAGCAAGCAGGTTGCCTCACTTCTGGCCGACGCCGACTTCGCCGCCGTACTCCACGAGAGCGGCGAGGAACCCCTGGCCGCCACCGAACTCCCCGCCTCCGGCGACATCGTGCTGGTCGTCGGCCCCGAAGGCGGCGTCTCCCCGGAGGAGCTGGCGCTCTTCGCGGAGGCCGGCGCCAAGCCCTACCGTCTGGGGCGCAGCGTCCTGCGCACCTCCACGGCGGGCACCGCGGCGACCGCCGTCCTGCTGGCCCGCACCGGCCGCTGGTCCTGA